TAGCGTATCCATTCCCTCACGGGAGATTGCCAAGAGCTGCACTATAATTTACTACAATTAGACTTAGGCTTAGATTTAGACTTGATTTTGGCTGCCATCAAAGGGGGAATTTGAAGCAAGGGAGGATGTATATGTCTAAGTCGATGCCAACAAAGAAATGTCGATTCTGCTTCTGTTCTTCATGATATCGACCCTCTCTAGCCTCTGTCTGTCGATGTCCCCTCTATTCATGTTTGCTTCTTCCCCCTTCTCGCCTCTAATCTCAGCTCGCATTCTCCCCGAGCGTGCCAAGTCCGCCATCATGCACTTATAATTCGATTCCGAGTCATATACCAAGATTCCAACAAATCGAATTGGTTATCTTGCCCAATAATTCGCAGCAGACACATACCAGACGCCTCTCCCGTGTGCTCTCCCTTGAAAACAACGCTTCCcctttatatagtatacaGGATTACCCAACGGTATCATGGGACAGCATTCCCGGCTTCTGCCACAAGCAACAATGTTGAAGCCTTcaaactcctccttcatGGAGAAGACTCTGCCCCTGAGGAACAGGGTGGCAGACAAGATTGAGTGGGTGAAACTTCGTACGCCAAAGGTTGTAAAATCGAGAGCATTTCGAAGAGCGGCGACTATTACATCTGCTGTGTTCTTTGCTCTCACATTTATTATCGTTTTGGCAAAGTTGACGAATGCGGGCTTCTTTATACCAAAACTTGTCAGCCATATCTCGAGATATCCTACATGTCAGAGCAAGGGGGTCAATGGAACGAGGGAAATCTGGGAAGCTTCACAGAAGAAGTACGAGAATCTGATGGATGATAAGTTTACGTACGCTTCTGGATCTCGTTCCGGTCTCATTGGTAGAATGCTAACAATGGTCGTGTTCCAGAATTGCTATGCAAACGTATCGTCGACCGAAGGAACTCCAAGAAAcgctcaacatcatcctgaGCGAGGAAGTCCCCTCGCTCCTCGAAATCGTCGTCGTCTGGAATGACCTCGAAAACTATCCCCCAGATGATTATGTTTCGAAACACGGGGTCCCCGTCCGATTCCGAAAGTCGAAGCGCAACAGCCTCAACGAAAAGCTCTGGCCAGATCCCGACTATAAGACACAGGCGATTCTGCTTTCAGACGATGATGTCTACTATCACCCAAACGATCTCGAGTTCGTCTTTCAGACATGGCGCAAGTTTGGCAGGAATCGGATGGTCGGTGCTCTCGCTCGATGCACGCCTGTCGATACGTTTGGATACCACAAGTACACGTTCTGCTCCAGCAGATGGGGAGAGGACGAGTACAACATGGTTCTGACCAATCTCGCTTTCTCACATGTGTCGTTCCTCGACTATTACTCCTCCAATGACACAATCATGACACAGATCAGGGAGTATGTCGATGAGGGCTTCAACTGCGAGGATCTTGCCATGAACTACGTCCACGGACTTCTCACTGGAGAAGGCCCTCTCCTAATTAATGGACATGAGAAATATGTCAACTTTGTTCCTAAAGTTGGGATCAGCATGAAGAAGGGCCATATGGAGGCCCGAAGTGCCTGTCTGAACGACTTTTCCAAGATGTTTGGATGTCACCCCTTGGTCGACGAGTCTGGATACATCCAACGTGGTGTACTGGTAATGTGAGGAGCTTCAGAAAATAATATGTCGCTTTGAGCGTTTTGAATTGTAACGACGCGAGTCTCATGTGAATAGTGTATAGCAAGACGGGACCAGGACCAGATACTATAGTTGGTTAAACAGTTGACTACCCTGGGCAGAGTTAAAGACGGCTGCACCGGGAGCAATGTATCATGCTAATTACTAATTTGACGAATAATCTGAAAATTGAAACGACAGGTAAGAAGGTCAAGCAATGAATAAAACTGAAAAGATGATCTTGGCCGGGCCTTGAAACCCCCACGAAATCGATTTTCATCGATCCTCGTTGCTGCCCCACGTGATGTAACCAACGTCAACGTACAGCACTTGGATCCATTAGCAAAATCACCGAAAACAGCATCGCAACCTCaaatcttcctcctcatacCCAACCATGGCGATGAACCCAGGTGAACAAACAGGAGTAATCATCTCCACGGCCGTCGTGGCCCTCCTCACCGGTTACGCTTTCGGTATCTATACCATCCGAGGCTACCTCATCCCACCCTCTCTGTTCGAGGAGCGCCGGCGCAACATACACGATCCTGTCGAGAGTGACGAAAGCGATatcgacgaagatgacaCTATTCTAGATCATGCTCCCAACTGGGCTAATGGCGCTGATGCCGATAAGAAGCAGGGTTTGAAGaatgttgagaaggagaaggagccTGTTCTGAAGGACAATGGCGAGGAGTGCAAGCTTGTTCTCGTTGTGCGAACAGATCTGGGCATGACAAAGGGTATGTTGTTACGCTTTCTCTTGAAATTGTCTATGCAGAGTGCTAACAGTATGTATTGTAGGCAAAATCGCTGCTCAATGCTCCCACGCTACCCTCGCATGCTACAAGGCCCTCTCCCGCGCCCCCGCCAACTCTCCCCTgtccaagatcctcaagcGCTGGGAACGTCTCGGCCAGGCCAAGATCGCCGTGCAAGTCAAGAGTCAGGACGAAATGCTCGAGCTTCGACGCAAGGCCCGGTCTCTCGGTATCACAGCTGAGGTTATCCAGGATGCTGGCCGAACACAAATTGAGGCGGGCAGCATGACAGTGCTGGGCGTTGGACCTGCGCCTAGAAGCCTCGTTGACCAGGTCACTGGTGGACTCAAGCTGCTGTAAATGGCGAACACTCGCAAAGAATAGAAAGCATTCTGGGGATACACGAAGACACGCATGGGATTACGAATTGGGTCGGATATGTAAAAGTACTGCAAAATAGACATTCATATGGGAATTTGATAGACAAACCCGCATTTTTCACTCAAAAGAAGCATGTTTTCTGTGATAAAGGGTATTATTCGCATTTGCGCATCCAAGTCTATTACTCCTTTTTCGTAAATCTCGCCAACGCCGGTCCCAGATCCGCTTCCGCctcgagctgcttcttgtccttcttggcctgctgCTCCTTCCAGATCTCGTCCACCTGCAACCTCTTGTCGTCAatgatgttcttctttcGCTGCTTGCGCAGATACTTCTTGAGCGCGCCATTCTTGCCTCTTGCTCGCTTGCGGATCTCCTCCGCGATATCTGTGGCTGGTGTATcgagatccttctctgcGCGGCGCTGCTTGTCGGATCGCAGATCCAAGTTTCCGATGTAGTTGGGGTCGAGGGCGATCATGTCGGGCTGGAGCTTGTTCAGCAGACCCTTGACTTCGGATTCCTGTCGTTGCTTGGCAGTCTCGAAGGGGTTGACCTCCAGTGCGTCGTAGTTGGCTTCACCAGCGCCAGggacgatgatggaagaaaaTCCTGAATCGTGGCCGAGTCCGAGAACATCTTCGAAGGGGCACCAGCGCACGCGCTCAATGCGCTTGCCCTCACCACCCCAGGCCATATAAGGACTTTGGACCTTTTCTTGAACAGGGGCATTCTTGTCGAAAAGACCCTTCCAGATTGTCGTCTGAGTACCCCATCCAACAGCTGTCAATCCAGTATCTGAAATagccagagaagaagcaggctgGCGTGTGAAGTAGTTGTTGACCTCTCGGAACATTCTCAGATCCCAGACTGCCATCTTCTGATCCTGACCTGCTGACACCATGTATCGACCTTCACGGTCAATGGCCAAGTCTCGTACGGGTCCCCTGTGCGCTAACAATTTAACAAGAGGATCTTGAGTATTGGGCGACCATAGTGTGACTGTTCCGTTCTGGTGACCGACATGTAGAATAGCGTTCCAGGGGTTCTGCTTGAGGGAACATGGTTGGCCTAATCGGGTGGGAATTTCGGCGACTAGTTGACCTGTTGAGGTGTCCTGGTATTTAAGGAAACCGACAGAGCCCTGCCACTGTTAGTTGTGCATGTAGTGGGCGGGAAAGGTGAAACTCACAATTGTTGCTAATAGGTAGTGGTATGGCAGAAACTCCATATGAGACACCTCCTGGTGTTTCCTCAAAGTATGCAGTTCCACGCCATTGTGATCGTAGATGTAAACGTACTTCTTTTGCGCAACAGCAAAGTACTGGTTGTTGTGTAGCCACTTGATATCCCTCACGGTCTCGCCCAGCTGCAATTCGCAACCAAGCTTACCCTCTCGCCAGTCCATCGTCGCAACATGACCCTTTCGACCACCGAGCAACAGGTCCCGCCCATTCCTCGAGTAATCGAAGTGATATGGTCCCAGATCGTCCAGCTTGAGCTCAAATCGCTTTTGCGCAGTCCCCACAGCAATATCCGAAGTAATATCGTCTTGTCGGACTTTGTATGTTCGTTCGAGCTCGTCCTCAGCTTCGAGAAAGCCAGATGTATTCTCGAGCAAAATCTCGGCGTCTTTGGCTTTCAGCGCAGCATCCTGGTACTTGCCCTCAAGGCGCTTCATGTTACTTCgaagcttcttgtccttgatggccttgatgttgaCCTTCTTCCCTCGACCGTAGGTTTTGTTTGCTTCTCGGATTCGACGAGCACGTTCTCGCTCCTGACGAGGAACGAGTTCTGTTCTGGCGCCTTGAACGGCGAGTGCGCCATTGTCGCGCACCTTTGAAGTGGGCGCATCAACTGTGTCGACCTCCATATTTTCGTATTGTCAACGCGCTCAACTGGAAGAAGGGCAACTTTGAATTGGATGGCGGATGCATTGGCATGCAACTTTCCTTATCGACAAAAAAATTCACCGCTTATCGTGCTGAGTCTATTGGATGTGATGCTCCACTCTTGGCTGACAGAATAAACGGTCCTCCGAGTATCTAGTTCAATGGATGCAAAGTTATGCTCATTGCTTGAAATGTCATGTgagttaaaaaaaaaaataagaatTAAATCAATTGCGTATAAAGAAAACAGAcattccttctctttcactCTGTACGATCGTGAGATCAATCACCAATAAGTCTGTACTTCGGAGACTCAGCATCCTAACAATCAGGGTTCTTTATGTCATCCACTAATACGCCACTATCGATAGGCACAAAAATTATTTTGGATTTAACCCCGCCATCACCGCCTAAGAATATCGACGATATTGCCATCATTTTGTCTACAATTTGTACAGAAATCTCAATTCAATATTTCTGTCCCTCAATCTGGCTTCGTTACCATTTCGATTCAAAGCCGGTGGCGAGAGCAAAATGCCTGTCGCTGTGGCTCATTCTCATAGGCCAACCACAAAGGTTACACACAAGGCCTTCAAGTCACGGGCTGCTTCTAAGCATGAGTTGAGGGACCGCGCAAAGGGTAAGACTCTCCCGAAATTTTGTCATTTCTCCAATTCTAACACAAACACAGGCCGAGTTGCCGACGAAAAGGGAAACAGAAAGACTCCCCATCAACAAGTCATGTCTAAATTCGACCGACGAAACCAGGCCAAGCAGGCCCGATTGAATAAGCACAAGGAACATGTTAAGGAAACCTCTGTCTTTGCTGGAAAGGATGGCGCTCCTCGACATGTTGCCGTCATCCCTCTTTGCGCTGGAACCGATCTTAACGCTGCAATCAAGCAACTGAACAGCAGTGTCGACATCGAGGACAACACCGAGAGTGGCAACTACCGAGTCACAGTCGATCGATTCAAGCAAAAATTACAATACATCCCTATCGAGCGAGACCTGAACGCCTGTCTCGACGCTGCCCGTGTTGCCGATTTCGTCATTGTCGTTCTGTCCGCCAACGTTGAGGTCGATGAACTTGGAGAGTTGATCTTGCGAAGTGTTGAGAGCCAGGGCATGTCCACCCTCTTCACCATCGTTGAAGGTCTCGACAAGGTTGAGCCCGCGAAGCAGCGACAAAGTGTTCTAGTCTCCCTCAGGTCTTTCATCACACATTTCCAGCCTGAGCAAGAGAAGCTTTATAGCATCGAGAACCGACAAGATTGTGCCAACCTCATGCGATCACTGTGCAGCACAACACCAAAGGGCATCCGATGGAGAGACGAGAGGAGTTGGATACTTGCGGAGGATGTCAAGTTCGCCTACTCCGAGTCCGATTCAACAGTTATCACCGGTATTGTCCGAGGCAAGGGCCTCAAGGCCGACCGTCTTATTCAGGTTGGCGACTGGGGAACTTTCCAGATCGAGAAGATTGAGGCTGCCCCTCTGCCCaagcagatcaagaagaagggagaggAGATGACCGTTGACCCCGAAGAGGCtggcaagcttctggagGAGCCTTCTGAGGATCGTGATGACTTGGTGGAGCTGGCTCCTGAGGAGGTCATGATGGACGACGCTGATGACGCTATGGCAACTGATGCcaccgagaagaagggtgtTCTTCTGGATGATCACCATTATTTCTCAgatgaggaggctgaggcaagaaagatcaagaagaaggtccCCAAGGGTACATCCAACTACCAGTCAGCTTGGTATCTGGAGGATGTTTCGGACTCAGAGTCCGATATGGAGGACtttgagatgaaggatgaggcCGGCGATGAGGAGGCCCGCCCTGAggatggtcttgagggttATGCCCCTGCACCCGCCACTGAGGGCGCTCCCTCAGAATATCCTCAATCAGAGATGATGATTGAGCcaaatgaggaggaggatgctaAGCAACTTGAGCAATATCGAGCCGGAAAGCGAAATGAGGTTGAGGACGATATGGAGTTTCCCGATGAGATTGAGCTGCACCCTCACGTTTTGGCCCGAGAACGTCTGGCCAGATATCGTGGTCTGAAGAGTCTGCGAACCAGCACCTGgcaggaggatgaggatccCGCACACGAGCCTGAGGAGTGGAGACGTCTTCTCCAAGTTCCAAACTATCAATCCTCAAAATCTCAAGCCACAAGAGAGGCTCTGgtcggtggtgttgagccTGGTACCCGTGTTCACATTTACATCAAGGGCATCTCCCCTGTTATGGAGAAGACCTACAATCCTAAGAAGCCACTCAccctcttttctcttctacgacatgagaacaagaagacggCTGTCAACtacctcttcaacctcagctCCGACTTCACCAAGTCTATCAAGGCTAAGGAGGAGCTTATTGTCCAGTGCGGACCTCGCCGAATGGTTATCaagcctctcttctctcagccTGGACAAACACCGAACGACGTTCACAAGTACTGCCGGTTCCTCCACCCCGGTCAGTCAGCTATTGCGACCTTCATGGGTCCTCTAACATGGGGTGCTGTGCCTGTTCTGTTCTTCAAGCGAACCACAGCtgaggaagttgagaagGACGAGAACGAGGATGGCCCTCACATTGGTCTTTCGCTCATCGGTACAGGAACCGCTCTACCACCATCCACATCTCGCGTCATCGCCAAGCGCATCATCCTCACTGGCCATCCTTACCACATTCACAAGAAGATCGTCACTATCCGATACATGTTCTTCAACCGAGAAGATGTCGAGTGGTTCAAGGCTCTGCCTCTATGGACCAAGCGTGGCCGTAGTGGTTTCGTCAAGGAACCTCTTGGTACACATGGTTACTTCAAGGCAACATTCGACGGACGTATCAATCCTCAAGACTCCATCGGCGTCAGTCTTTACAAGCGAGTGTGGCCACGAAATGCTGCTCCTGTGGAGGGACCGTTATTGGAGATCGAGCCGAGCGCAGTGCAAGCTGATGGCGatatgatgatggatgacCAGGCATAGACATGACACCCAGTATACCTTTAGAATTAAAAGTTGGCgttttttccttttctcttatATGACTATTTCCAATACTGTCCATTTTGATGTATATGTGAATGTCTACTCCAGCTGCTCCAGACCCTCTGTTGGTCTGGGACCTCCCTTGCTTcgtctctcttcctctgcaCCACTGGCCTTCCATGCGCTCTTGATCAGTCTGATAATGTGATCGACGCCAACGTCCTTCTTCACCTGCGCAAAGACCGTTGGCCCACCTTCTCGGATCTTTCGAGCATCTCTCTCCATAACACCAAGGTCTGCACCAACAATCTCAGCCAGATCGGTCTTGTTCACAACCAAAAGGTCACTCTGCGTAATACCAGGACCACCCTTCCGAGGAATCTTGTCGCCGCCGCTAACATCGATAACGTAGATAATGAAATCGGCAAGTTCACGACTGTAGTTTGCAGCGAGGTTGTCGCCTCCTGATTCAATAAGAAGAATATCAGTGTCGAACTCGCGGTGCAGGTCCTCCAATGCAGCGAGGTTCTGGGAGATATCTTCACGGACGGCAGCATGTGGGCAACCACCGGTCTCAATGGCACGGATGCGAGGAGGTGGGAGAGCTTTGTTTCGGGTAAGGAACTCTGCGTCTTCACGGGTGAAGATGTCGTTGGTCACAGCAGCGAGAGAGTATTCCTTTCGGAGAGCAAGGGAGAGGGCGAGCATGAGGGCAGTCTTTCCGGAACCGACGGGACTAATCGAGTCAGCTTTGCTATCACGGTTGAGTTTGAAAGTCTCACCCTCCAATGCCAATAGTGAAAGCTCTCTCGGACCATTCTCGTCCTTCTACGATGGGCATCTCGCGACCCAGAAAGCTTCCAGGGCCATCAAGGATCTCATGGGAGTGGCCATGCTCCACAGCATTGAAGCCTCCATCATGGGAGTGAGAGTGACCGTCGTGAGAGTGTGACATGATAAACAGCTCTTAAGCAAATCTAGCTCGAGGAAAGTTTGGTTGCTAAAACTAGGGAGGAGGAGCTTCAGATAAGAATACAGAGGCTGCCCTTATCAGCTTGAAGCCCCAAATACTGACGTGGGGGAGGGGTTAAGTGGGTGGAGACAGGAATTCACGGGCGGCCGGCGGCGACCGGGCCACTCCGGGAAAAGTGGGACTTGTTCGACTTATACGGACATTGAACATGGACCATCATGGTTTGTTTCTCAATGCATTTCGGATATTTCCACACATGATAGATATATGAGTGTCTTGACTGAGATGGAGGCTCACACATGTTCGCGGGGGTTACAGCTCTATTCAGGCTGAACTCGTCGACAATACCCTTCTTACACTATATACAATGCTATAATCCTCGTCCGAGGAACATACGCCAAATAGCCTCAATCCTAAAGCCAGGATTCGAACCTAGGTCTCCTCCTCCCTTTTGGGCACGGTTCTGCGCAGTGGGCGTCTCCGTGAGTCATGTCGGAATGCTTGACCACTACACCACATTAGGTTTGATTGTTGAGAGTTACTGCACAAGGTGTATTCATAAGGGAGAGACTTTTGCTACTCTTTGGAGACGCatctgttgttgctgagtcGGTAAGCAGACAAGGCAACCGATTACATGATCCTCCAAAACGGTCGGGCCCCTGTTGGTAACTGAAAATGATAGAGGCACGTTTCGAACAGGTAAATATGATAGATTTCAACAGAACGGATTAGCTGtcagaaaaagaaagcacACGACATACGTGCCGGGCGGAGGATTGAGCGGATGAACAACCGAGCTCGTCAATCATTGGCTTCTAGACAAGCCACAGCAAATATTGAGAGATTACAGTTACTATGTATATCAGACCTCTACAACCGAATACAACATACATCCACAAGGCAGATCGGACATAGCCTCATACGGCCAGATGCATGATGAGATCCGGCAATTCCAGCTGCTGCGATAACGCGAGAACAACTGCACCTGGCAGTGGACAGGGACAGGCATTTTATATGCAGGTTGCGTCCGTGTCCTCAACATGATCTGATCTTAGACAGGGGAGCCAGCGAATCATTCTTTGAGGCTGCAGCTCACAATTGAGATGTGATAGGGTGTCACTACGGAAGACCTTACATTGTTTTTGTCTCTTGTCACTTATCATTCTTTCGCGAGAGTGCGCGATCGATATTTACAATTCCGAAACTAGCACGACGGCTTAGTTATTCTAGCTGCCACCAACGTGTTCAACGTCGACTTGTGGGGTGGGTTTTGTGTTTTGTGTAAGGTCAATCAGTTATCACATTCTACTTCTTGATAAACCATTGTTAAATGCTCAAGGTAAGCAATTAAATCCTTTATATAATCACTGAGAGTCATCTACACTATGACCACACTATTGTTAATCTGTGTAAAGTCATCGCAGACCAGAGCGACTTCCTACGAAGTCGATGGCAACCAGTTGGTCTCGAACACAACTGTGGCGTCTCAGCTCTCTGGGAGGTGAACAGCTGGTCAAGGGGTTCGGAAGTAATAATGATCTGCCTTAAAACTGTTGTCGAGTCATGTCTTTGCAGGTACCGTGTTGGGGTGGTCGGCTGTATGACTGCATATGCATCCCCCTAAACTTTTATCTAGATCCTGGCGCCCATACTACCGGGACTGAACAAGACATCCAGTCACGACGCCTGGGCCCAGTTGCCTCATCTCTAACCCATCATTATGAATGCCCAATCTCATCTCGGGCTGCATTACATCGTACGTTGACAGTCAAACCTGCACGATGTCTCACTCTGGCGCGGGAAGTCCTACATGCACACACCTAGCCGTAGCAGTCCATAAGTCGATACCACAATGTATCTTGGCGCAATACCGGGGGGCTGGTCGTTATACCCGTTGTCAGGTCTGAGAGCAGCATGTATATGTGGTCTattatctctcttctctcagtCACCTTGTGTACTACAGTAGGTTCCAGGCATGCTCTTACTGCCACACTATCCCTGAACAAGAACGTTCTCGATCGAAGAAATACGATAGATCCGATCGAGTCCTCTTACCAGTCGGCATATGCGCATGCGAATCTTGATTTATGCAGGTGTCTCATCTGTCCATCAAGCCACTCATGATTGAGCTGAGAGGTGACAGAGCCTGGGATGGAAGGAATCGCTATGAGGATCCAGGACCTgataactatataacttgAAGAGTTGAACCGCTCTTCTGACTGCTTGCTATCAAGGTCCGATCTCCATTGTGTTCTCTGCGTCTCTTGCTCTCTCCTATTCGCCATTTTGGGCTTTGTGAAGCGGTGACTCGAGTCATTTATTCGAACGTatttcttctcattcttgtGTTTTACCTTGACAACAGCACCGCAGTGTGTTTCTGCCAGTCATGGCTTCCCAGAATCCACAAACTCCAACAAACAGCACAGACGAGCGGAAGCCGTTAGTCAAAATATATTCCACGATGTCTCATACTGACATTCTACAGGGCCAAATGTCGCGGCTTGATGCTGGCGCCGTACATCTACGACACCAATTCTGTCCAAGAGCATCTCCTATGCAGAGCCGAAGCCACAAACACTGCGCCAGAATCAGCCAAAAACGTGTCTGAAATTGCGAGACAGGAGAACTATGGAGGCTTTGAAGTCCAAGATCTGGATTCTATGATGCAAGAGCCTTCTTCCATGAAGAGTCGACTTTGAGCTCCTATAGTCGCGGTAGAGCTCAAAGTCGCGGTATATACTAGACCTCCTAAGACTGTTTGACGGCTTTTACAGCCTGTTCTCTATTTTTTCAGTCATAAAAATGGATTAAGCTGGGATATGACCTTGGTGTATTACTATTGGACTATTCTTTATTGCGATTTCACATCATATATGTCGTAGTTCCTAGTATAAATCTCACACACTTCTGTCATGGCCGCCAACCCCTGAACACCATGCGAAGATTTGTAGCTCTCCAAGAAAAAGTATCACTCGAACCCCAACTAAATTCTTGAGACCTTCCGTATCCGTCTTCCACTTAACCCAAGGCCCTAATCGCAACGCCATGAACCGGGATTTTGACCGGAAGAGCCCCGGAATCCCCGCTTTTCCCGAATCACACGGAGTTGTATGTGTACCCACATCTCGGCCCGGATGCTCGGGAGTCATTGGTTCAAGACTGTGGTCTGTAAGCGCCCGCTCTATGTTCTCTGGGGTCCCGTCACGGAGCTCTCCCAATCTTGCTCCGCTTCCCCCATTTCCCCCGACTTTCTCAGTGTTCGAGCTGACCAAGTTGACCTTGAGTTGACTTGCTACAGCCCCGGAGCACTGACTCCAGGGCTATAAAACCTTCCCCTCTTCTCCCAGGTTCCCTTTCTATACTTCCCTCCGATATCTATTTATGCCCTGAAACTACTAGTTCATCTCATGCTTAGGCCCGACACCCCTTTTCTTGAAGTTCCTCCTCAGATTTAAGCCGTGAAAGGCCTTGAACCCATTTCCCCAGATACCCTTCTGAATTTTCCCTCCCATCACTTCTTCATTCCCTTTCCCAAGTCAAGAACCCTCAATCTATGAGCAATGCCTTCGAAAGATATTGATTTTCAAGTCTCTGCTTTGGAAACTCGAGACGAGCAAGTAACACTCAGCAATCACCAGTCACCAGGTAACTGACTTGTTGCATCCAGGCCTCCAGAAGATTCTTGCATGCTCAACAGATTCATTTACGATGTTTCTTCCCTTCAAGAGCGATTACTTTGGGTTCCTGTGGTGAAGAATCCTGGTGTTGTGCTAGCGACGGCCTCAGCCAAAAGTATGAAGGCGGCTGACCCCCCGGAGGATAAGGGCAAGCTTTGACACAGTGGCTCCCTGTCTAGACGACAACAGGTCTCTACAATGCCATGGTTTTATTTCATCTTAGATACACAGAACACATTGTTTCCTTTGCCACAAGAGCTATGGGCCCTCTGGACCTAGCATCATCGGTGTACATGACATGGCATCTTATTGGGCgtttcttcttcagttcTGCTAAACAAACGATGATATACTGCAATACAATGACTAAAATATTTGGTTCACTGTCTATTTCTTGTTATATGATGTTGCCACAACCTTGTAAGCTACGCACAAGTTACTCAACATGGCAGGTCGTATGCCTCCCTCAAACATATCCTTACAACACTTGGAAATCAGTCTTGATGAATCTGAAACTTACCAAGACTCACAGACATGTCGATCGGTTCTCGAATTCGTGTTTGTTATTACTAGTAGACTCACTAATACTCATATGGCGTACGCAACAGGGTTGTTCTCCAGCTGaatccaagctcaaggcacGGCCCTTCCATTCCACGTGGCTATGCGCGGCATGTAAGATCTGCCGGGGTTCAAAACATAAAGGGGGGAAGATTCTCGAGATATCGTTGGTTGGAACGAGTcattaattatccttataTATGCTAATCTTAACGAATTGGGATTGGGGTGTGTCTGTCTCAAGTGTCAGCAACCACAAGTGGACATCTTTGGAGCCGGATCGCATCCGTAGGCCAAGGATATCTTTGGAGAAGGGCCAAGCATATGGGAGATCAACTGAAAATACGCCCGGCTCTTTACGGCCGCGTCCTTATGTCCAGATGATATCTTCTGTTATCATGCTTGCGTCAATGGCTGTGAATAGGACACACCGCTCTGTATCGGGATACTTGAATGGGTGGCCTCAAACAAGGCCGAGCCTCCCCACGAGGCTGACTCCTTTGGAAATTTCCCCGAAGAGCCTCATGACCTGAATGGCCAagttgtctcttctctctgcTGTCCCAGCTGTCAATCAACTAAGCGATGCAAAGCATGCAGAATCGTGTATGCATCAAAGGATCG
This genomic stretch from Fusarium fujikuroi IMI 58289 draft genome, chromosome FFUJ_chr09 harbors:
- a CDS encoding related to exostosin-like 3; translated protein: MLKPSNSSFMEKTLPLRNRVADKIEWVKLRTPKVVKSRAFRRAATITSAVFFALTFIIVLAKLTNAGFFIPKLVSHISRYPTCQSKGVNGTREIWEASQKKYENLMDDKFTIAMQTYRRPKELQETLNIILSEEVPSLLEIVVVWNDLENYPPDDYVSKHGVPVRFRKSKRNSLNEKLWPDPDYKTQAILLSDDDVYYHPNDLEFVFQTWRKFGRNRMVGALARCTPVDTFGYHKYTFCSSRWGEDEYNMVLTNLAFSHVSFLDYYSSNDTIMTQIREYVDEGFNCEDLAMNYVHGLLTGEGPLLINGHEKYVNFVPKVGISMKKGHMEARSACLNDFSKMFGCHPLVDESGYIQRGVLVM
- a CDS encoding related to exostosin-like 3 codes for the protein MAMNPGEQTGVIISTAVVALLTGYAFGIYTIRGYLIPPSLFEERRRNIHDPVESDESDIDEDDTILDHAPNWANGADADKKQGLKNVEKEKEPVLKDNGEECKLVLVVRTDLGMTKGKIAAQCSHATLACYKALSRAPANSPLSKILKRWERLGQAKIAVQVKSQDEMLELRRKARSLGITAEVIQDAGRTQIEAGSMTVLGVGPAPRSLVDQVTGGLKLL
- a CDS encoding probable UTP7-U3 snoRNP protein gives rise to the protein MEVDTVDAPTSKVRDNGALAVQGARTELVPRQERERARRIREANKTYGRGKKVNIKAIKDKKLRSNMKRLEGKYQDAALKAKDAEILLENTSGFLEAEDELERTYKVRQDDITSDIAVGTAQKRFELKLDDLGPYHFDYSRNGRDLLLGGRKGHVATMDWREGKLGCELQLGETVRDIKWLHNNQYFAVAQKKYVYIYDHNGVELHTLRKHQEVSHMEFLPYHYLLATIGSVGFLKYQDTSTGQLVAEIPTRLGQPCSLKQNPWNAILHVGHQNGTVTLWSPNTQDPLVKLLAHRGPVRDLAIDREGRYMVSAGQDQKMAVWDLRMFREVNNYFTRQPASSLAISDTGLTAVGWGTQTTIWKGLFDKNAPVQEKVQSPYMAWGGEGKRIERVRWCPFEDVLGLGHDSGFSSIIVPGAGEANYDALEVNPFETAKQRQESEVKGLLNKLQPDMIALDPNYIGNLDLRSDKQRRAEKDLDTPATDIAEEIRKRARGKNGALKKYLRKQRKKNIIDDKRLQVDEIWKEQQAKKDKKQLEAEADLGPALARFTKKE
- a CDS encoding putative ribosome biogenesis protein TSR1, with the translated sequence MPVAVAHSHRPTTKVTHKAFKSRAASKHELRDRAKGRVADEKGNRKTPHQQVMSKFDRRNQAKQARLNKHKEHVKETSVFAGKDGAPRHVAVIPLCAGTDLNAAIKQLNSSVDIEDNTESGNYRVTVDRFKQKLQYIPIERDLNACLDAARVADFVIVVLSANVEVDELGELILRSVESQGMSTLFTIVEGLDKVEPAKQRQSVLVSLRSFITHFQPEQEKLYSIENRQDCANLMRSLCSTTPKGIRWRDERSWILAEDVKFAYSESDSTVITGIVRGKGLKADRLIQVGDWGTFQIEKIEAAPLPKQIKKKGEEMTVDPEEAGKLLEEPSEDRDDLVELAPEEVMMDDADDAMATDATEKKGVLLDDHHYFSDEEAEARKIKKKVPKGTSNYQSAWYLEDVSDSESDMEDFEMKDEAGDEEARPEDGLEGYAPAPATEGAPSEYPQSEMMIEPNEEEDAKQLEQYRAGKRNEVEDDMEFPDEIELHPHVLARERLARYRGLKSLRTSTWQEDEDPAHEPEEWRRLLQVPNYQSSKSQATREALVGGVEPGTRVHIYIKGISPVMEKTYNPKKPLTLFSLLRHENKKTAVNYLFNLSSDFTKSIKAKEELIVQCGPRRMVIKPLFSQPGQTPNDVHKYCRFLHPGQSAIATFMGPLTWGAVPVLFFKRTTAEEVEKDENEDGPHIGLSLIGTGTALPPSTSRVIAKRIILTGHPYHIHKKIVTIRYMFFNREDVEWFKALPLWTKRGRSGFVKEPLGTHGYFKATFDGRINPQDSIGVSLYKRVWPRNAAPVEGPLLEIEPSAVQADGDMMMDDQA
- a CDS encoding probable Ni-binding urease accessory protein (UreG), which gives rise to MSHSHDGHSHSHDGGFNAVEHGHSHEILDGPGSFLGREMPIVEGREWSERAFTIGIGGPVGSGKTALMLALSLALRKEYSLAAVTNDIFTREDAEFLTRNKALPPPRIRAIETGGCPHAAVREDISQNLAALEDLHREFDTDILLIESGGDNLAANYSRELADFIIYVIDVSGGDKIPRKGGPGITQSDLLVVNKTDLAEIVGADLGVMERDARKIREGGPTVFAQVKKDVGVDHIIRLIKSAWKASGAEEERRSKGGPRPTEGLEQLE